The DNA window ATATCCTGTTCTCCCTTTATTTCTATTACATCTATGTTTTTAAGTAAATCCTGCAACTTCATATCTGTATTTTTTTCGTTAATTTAATTCTATGGTTATGGTTGCTCCTTTCGTTGTTCTTGTTCCCGGAGCTATAGATTGCTGTTTCACTTTTCCTGCACCTATAAGGTTTACTTTCAGTCCTTCAAGCTCTAATAAATATATGGCATCACGTGCGCCCATTCCTATGACGTTAGGGACTAATCCTTGCTTGATAGAAGAATTGCTTTGAAGAAGAATACCATTGATCGAAGAGTCTGTATTTATCCAGTCTACTTTATCTCCCGAATAGTTGTAATCTTGTTTTAATTTTTTCAAAACAATCTCTGTATTTTTGAATGAACCGCTTTTAACGATAGGTATAAGTGAGTTTACTGTATCTTTCTGAGCAAGGATAGGGGTTGCTACAGTATTTCGTGTATATATTCCTTCGGCAATGGTTTTGAATACCGCTCCCGGCATAAGTCCCCCCGATGGAATTCCTTGTGGTCTGCGTATACCTACAAAGCAAGTATATTTGGGATTGTCTGATGGGAAGTATCCGCAAAATGATACATAATACCCTTCGTATCCCCCTCTGGCTGCAATCATCGCTGTTCCTGTTTTTCCTGAGATAGGAAACATTTCCGATTCAATGGTTTTTCCTGTACCATCGGTTACAACACCTCTTAGAATATCTTGCACCTCTTTGAGGGTCTTTTCGGAACATAATGAAGGATTTATAATCTCGGTTTCAAATTCTTCTTCTATTTTTCCGTCTCTCATGAAGGCTTTGGTGAGAAACGGCTTGATCATCTTCCCTTTATTTGCAATACCATTATAAAACATTAGCATGTAAATAGGTGGCACCTGTGTCTCATAGCCGAATGACATCCACGGCAATGTGGTTTTAGACCATGGATTTGACTTATCATCGGGGAAGCGAATGACAGAAGTTCCTTCTTTTCCTTGTAGTGGAACATCCCATTCTATTTTTTTTGTAAGCCCCAGATCATGGATGCGCTGTACATATTTTTGAGGGTTATTCTCATAACCTTTTAATATCATTTTTGCGATAGCAACGTTCAGCGAAGAGTACATTCCTCTCGCCACTGTTACATAGCCTTTGTCTTGTCCTTTACGCCAGTCATGGTCTTTTACGATGCGTCCCTTATATTCGAACAAACCGTTGCCGACAAAGATTTCTTCATCGGGGGTAACTACTCCGTCTTCGAGGGCAATCATCAGTGACACTGTCTTGAAGGTAGACCCCGGCTCGGACATGTACGAAAAAGCATTTGGATTACCTTCGGCATAAACACCGGGCGACATGCGGTCGAGATTGGTTATGGCTTTTATCTCCCCTGTAGCCACTTCCATTACAATAGCACATCCGGATTCGGCATTGGTTTCTACCAGCTTGTTGTAGAGAGCTTTCTCTGCTAAGTCTTGGACATCTACATTCAAAGTGGTTTTTATATCCCATCCATCGGTTGGCTCGTTCAATACAACGTCTATCCAGCGACCCTGCACGCGTTGGCGTGTTTTTAGACCCGGAATTCCTTTTAGTATAGAGTCGTATTTTAGTTCCAGACCACTGGCTCCTCCTGCATCAAAGTCTTTGTATATAGATCCTACGGTTCTTCCTGCGAGGCGACCAAAAGGTTTTAAACGCATTGTTTTTTCTTCTGTAAACAAGCCGCTCCTATTGCTTCTCTGACTAAAAAATGGGTAGGTGAGAACTTCTTTCAGGTCTATATAGTTTATATCGGGGCGAATAATGCGCACATAGCGGCTGCGAACCTTTACTTTTTGGTTTGAACCGCTCTCCCTATTCCTTTCTATTTGGGCGAGCTCTTTACGGCTCAAGTCCCATCCGTCTAATATTACTCTTTTGTACTGGGCTGCACTTCTGTCGGGAAACTTCTTCGCTAGAGCTTGTGACAGAGGTGTAACGTATTTCATTAATGTATCTTTCTTTATGCCATCGGCCATAAAGTCGACATATACTCCGTAGAGGGGTTCGCTTGTTGCCAGCAGGCGTCCGTCGTCGGCATAAATATTACCTCTGTTGGGGCGTATTTCTCTATCTTTCTTTACGGTTTCTTGTATGCCTAGTTCGCGCCACATGGGGCCTTCTACATACTTTATATTGAATATACATATTAGAATTGCAATAAATATCAGGGACATAATAAGTGCAATCCACCCATATCGGCTGATCGCTATATTCTTTGATGTTCCTTCAGATTTTTTCGCCATCTTCTATTCTTTCTTGCTATTTATTTCTTTCCCAGTTTATATATTGGGTCTTTTGTTTGTTTCAGATCAACACCGTTTTTCTGAACCATATCTTCTACTTTCGATTCGCGGCTTACACCCATCAGCTCGGCTGATATGGTGAGAGACTCATACTTCGCATCTTTTAGTTCGCGCTGAAGAGATTCTATTTTCGCCATTTTCTCGATACAGCTATACCTGTTGCTGATGTAAAGCACAATGATAACGAAGACCGTGATGATAAAACGTGCGTTTTTCCAAAAGAAATCCTCGGTGAGAACAGTCCCCCCAAGA is part of the Dysgonomonas mossii genome and encodes:
- a CDS encoding FtsL-like putative cell division protein, with protein sequence MTVKDIKKKIMYILGGTVLTEDFFWKNARFIITVFVIIVLYISNRYSCIEKMAKIESLQRELKDAKYESLTISAELMGVSRESKVEDMVQKNGVDLKQTKDPIYKLGKK
- a CDS encoding penicillin-binding protein — encoded protein: MAKKSEGTSKNIAISRYGWIALIMSLIFIAILICIFNIKYVEGPMWRELGIQETVKKDREIRPNRGNIYADDGRLLATSEPLYGVYVDFMADGIKKDTLMKYVTPLSQALAKKFPDRSAAQYKRVILDGWDLSRKELAQIERNRESGSNQKVKVRSRYVRIIRPDINYIDLKEVLTYPFFSQRSNRSGLFTEEKTMRLKPFGRLAGRTVGSIYKDFDAGGASGLELKYDSILKGIPGLKTRQRVQGRWIDVVLNEPTDGWDIKTTLNVDVQDLAEKALYNKLVETNAESGCAIVMEVATGEIKAITNLDRMSPGVYAEGNPNAFSYMSEPGSTFKTVSLMIALEDGVVTPDEEIFVGNGLFEYKGRIVKDHDWRKGQDKGYVTVARGMYSSLNVAIAKMILKGYENNPQKYVQRIHDLGLTKKIEWDVPLQGKEGTSVIRFPDDKSNPWSKTTLPWMSFGYETQVPPIYMLMFYNGIANKGKMIKPFLTKAFMRDGKIEEEFETEIINPSLCSEKTLKEVQDILRGVVTDGTGKTIESEMFPISGKTGTAMIAARGGYEGYYVSFCGYFPSDNPKYTCFVGIRRPQGIPSGGLMPGAVFKTIAEGIYTRNTVATPILAQKDTVNSLIPIVKSGSFKNTEIVLKKLKQDYNYSGDKVDWINTDSSINGILLQSNSSIKQGLVPNVIGMGARDAIYLLELEGLKVNLIGAGKVKQQSIAPGTRTTKGATITIELN